Proteins from a genomic interval of Paenibacillus sp. RC334:
- a CDS encoding nitroreductase family protein, producing the protein MSSIQKNETLSVISERHAVKSYVKDFKLPEEDLEAILTAAIEAPSAWNLQHWKFLVIETEADKQKLLPIAYNQGQVVESSVTIAVLGDLEANRNAVIYDQAVDAGTMPAEIRDALVGQINGAYQNAQVARDAAVLNSAFAAQNIMLAARSLGYDTCAMGGFIPAQLIEQFNIPARYLPTILISVGKAQVPARPSGRFPLSEVVVKGSF; encoded by the coding sequence ATGTCGAGTATCCAAAAAAACGAAACTCTGTCTGTCATTAGTGAAAGACATGCGGTAAAAAGTTATGTTAAGGATTTTAAATTGCCAGAGGAAGACCTGGAAGCTATTTTGACAGCTGCGATAGAAGCTCCTTCTGCCTGGAATCTTCAACACTGGAAATTCCTCGTGATTGAAACCGAAGCTGACAAGCAAAAGTTGCTGCCTATCGCTTACAATCAGGGGCAAGTAGTGGAAAGCTCTGTGACCATTGCCGTTTTGGGTGATCTGGAAGCGAACCGTAACGCTGTGATTTATGATCAAGCGGTAGACGCTGGTACAATGCCCGCGGAAATCCGTGACGCATTGGTAGGTCAAATCAACGGTGCTTACCAAAACGCACAAGTAGCTCGCGATGCAGCGGTCCTGAACTCTGCTTTTGCGGCACAAAACATTATGCTGGCTGCTAGATCGCTTGGTTATGACACTTGCGCTATGGGTGGTTTCATTCCTGCGCAATTGATCGAGCAATTCAACATTCCTGCACGTTACCTGCCAACCATACTTATTTCTGTAGGTAAAGCACAAGTACCAGCACGTCCATCAGGACGCTTCCCATTATCTGAAGTTGTTGTAAAAGGGAGCTTCTAA
- the map gene encoding type I methionyl aminopeptidase — translation MIIIKTKEQIENMKKAGEILAACHREIAKMIKPGITTLEIDAFAESFMKKHGATPEQKGYNGYQFATCGSPNDVICHGFPNKTPLKDGDIVTIDMVVNLNGWLADSAWSYAVGNVSEQAQKLLDVTKESLYRGIEQAVIGNRIGDISHAIQTYAEAEGFSVVREFIGHGIGEDMHEQPQVPHYGPPHRGPRLKEGMVITIEPMLNTGTYRSKVDADGWTARTMDGGLSAQYEHTLAITADGPIILTQQ, via the coding sequence ATGATTATTATTAAAACCAAAGAACAAATTGAAAATATGAAGAAAGCTGGCGAAATTTTAGCTGCTTGCCACCGGGAAATTGCCAAAATGATCAAGCCGGGTATTACAACATTGGAAATTGATGCCTTCGCGGAATCGTTTATGAAAAAGCATGGCGCAACGCCGGAACAAAAGGGGTACAACGGTTACCAGTTTGCGACTTGTGGATCGCCTAACGATGTCATTTGCCACGGTTTCCCGAACAAGACACCGTTGAAGGACGGGGACATTGTGACGATTGACATGGTTGTAAACCTGAACGGCTGGCTGGCGGATTCCGCCTGGTCGTATGCAGTGGGTAATGTTTCCGAGCAGGCACAAAAGCTGCTGGACGTTACCAAGGAATCCCTGTACAGAGGGATTGAGCAGGCTGTAATCGGTAACCGGATCGGCGATATTTCCCATGCGATCCAAACCTATGCGGAAGCGGAAGGCTTCTCGGTTGTACGCGAATTCATCGGTCACGGCATCGGAGAAGATATGCATGAACAACCGCAGGTGCCGCATTATGGACCACCGCATCGCGGACCGCGCTTGAAGGAAGGCATGGTCATTACAATTGAGCCGATGCTGAATACGGGCACCTACCGCAGCAAAGTGGATGCGGATGGTTGGACGGCGCGTACAATGGACGGCGGTTTGTCGGCGCAATACGAGCATACGCTGGCGATTACAGCGGACGGCCCGATCATTTTGACACAGCAATAA
- the mprF gene encoding bifunctional lysylphosphatidylglycerol flippase/synthetase MprF, translating into MNSNHKPIQSFKIVQFMMTIYRQRLTRILLPLAVLAFIIWEAGRELKSFNLARMLHELRRMDATFLIEIGLFSLIAVAAMSAYDYVIRHHFKLQVKPAATFRYAWISNTFNNVFGFAGFTGAGLRTVLYKKSGVPLGIITSAVVFLSPVVITGLSLLAWGGIAHLYPVQPVLDAHPWLHWALWGMALYLPLFLIMQRSKRYATWFNKGAGQLSWFTISASIGASLLEWLLAGLTFAWIGSHLLHELPMNAVFGIYVIAAIAGLISLAPGGVGAFDIIALLGLQMAGANSDRALAVLLAFRVFYYIIPWLIGLVLAALEMIPRSERLSQLAETSWETSLNAWQKVWGWPGQFRFLADLGVWALGKLVLISGVVLLLSAATPGLLYRLRFAEHLLSLPVMRLSHEISVIIGIMLMVLSHGISLRIRRALRLTLVLLLAGAIFTFIKGLDFEEALFLLFVALMLWISRSRFYRVSAPLNRHNILIWGGLSLLVTGAYFMIGAGSNTAFMRNLHAKVHLDFFMNRSDYGVTAVFSLILAWVFLTVYFFLRPQRGIGNLPDSQELDKLKEFLAKQGGNLVSHMLFLGDKYLYWTKNEQVVIPYARSRDKLIVLGDPLGPKERVSEAIQEFQRFADRYALTAVFYQASPEYLSIYHENGYRFFKLGEEALVSLVSFTLTGKSNQVLRSAKNRFDREGYTFEMIQPPLDGALIEELRHISNIWLDGRKEKGYSLGWFKEPYLQLAPIALLKDTEGKIIAFATMAPAYDRGQTVSIDLMRHLPDTPNGTMDYLFTRVIEWAKDSGYTTFNLGMAPLSQVGQSEKALREEKLARLVFQYGGHFYGFQGLRRFKDKFKPQWEPRYLAYPASVFLPILTLELVYMVSKRSD; encoded by the coding sequence ATGAATTCAAATCACAAACCGATCCAATCCTTTAAAATCGTACAGTTCATGATGACCATCTACAGGCAGCGGCTGACACGTATTTTGCTTCCGCTGGCTGTATTGGCTTTTATTATATGGGAGGCCGGACGTGAGCTGAAAAGCTTCAATCTGGCACGTATGCTTCATGAGCTGCGGCGAATGGATGCTACCTTTCTCATCGAAATCGGCTTGTTCTCACTGATAGCCGTGGCCGCCATGAGCGCATACGATTACGTGATCAGGCATCATTTCAAGCTACAGGTCAAGCCCGCAGCGACATTCCGGTACGCCTGGATTTCGAACACCTTCAATAACGTCTTTGGCTTCGCTGGCTTTACAGGAGCGGGATTGCGCACGGTGCTGTACAAAAAAAGCGGCGTGCCGCTGGGAATCATCACCTCTGCGGTGGTGTTCCTTTCGCCTGTAGTCATTACCGGGCTTTCTTTGCTGGCCTGGGGCGGGATTGCCCATCTATATCCGGTACAGCCCGTGCTGGATGCTCATCCGTGGCTTCATTGGGCGTTATGGGGAATGGCGCTGTACCTGCCACTGTTCCTGATTATGCAGCGATCCAAACGGTACGCCACATGGTTCAACAAGGGAGCAGGCCAGCTTTCCTGGTTCACCATCTCCGCCTCCATCGGCGCTTCGCTGCTGGAATGGCTGCTGGCTGGCCTTACCTTTGCATGGATCGGCTCGCACTTGTTGCATGAGCTGCCGATGAATGCCGTGTTCGGCATTTATGTAATTGCCGCGATTGCCGGGCTGATCAGTCTCGCGCCGGGAGGAGTCGGTGCCTTCGATATTATTGCCCTGCTCGGGCTGCAAATGGCAGGCGCCAACTCGGATCGAGCATTGGCTGTGCTACTGGCCTTTCGCGTCTTTTATTACATCATTCCGTGGTTGATCGGCCTCGTGCTGGCTGCGCTGGAAATGATTCCGCGCAGCGAACGCCTGAGTCAACTGGCAGAGACAAGTTGGGAAACCTCTCTCAACGCTTGGCAAAAGGTATGGGGCTGGCCTGGTCAATTCCGCTTTCTGGCCGACCTGGGGGTATGGGCACTTGGCAAGCTGGTACTCATCTCCGGTGTAGTGCTCCTTCTGTCGGCGGCTACGCCTGGTCTGCTATATCGGCTGCGTTTTGCCGAGCATTTGCTCAGTCTGCCCGTCATGCGCCTGTCGCATGAAATCTCCGTCATCATCGGAATTATGCTCATGGTGCTGTCTCACGGAATATCCCTGCGCATTCGCAGAGCCCTGCGGCTGACGCTGGTACTGCTGCTTGCAGGGGCCATTTTCACCTTCATTAAAGGTCTGGATTTCGAGGAAGCTCTATTCCTGTTGTTCGTAGCGCTGATGCTGTGGATCTCGCGCTCTCGGTTTTATCGGGTTAGTGCGCCGCTGAATCGGCACAATATTTTAATCTGGGGCGGATTGTCTCTGCTCGTGACCGGTGCTTACTTTATGATTGGGGCAGGCTCCAATACTGCGTTTATGCGCAATCTGCACGCCAAGGTCCATCTGGACTTTTTTATGAATCGCAGCGATTACGGGGTTACAGCGGTGTTCAGTCTGATTTTGGCGTGGGTGTTCCTGACGGTGTATTTCTTCCTCCGTCCCCAGCGTGGAATCGGCAATCTACCTGACTCGCAAGAGCTGGATAAGCTAAAAGAATTTCTGGCAAAGCAGGGCGGCAATTTGGTTTCTCATATGCTCTTTCTCGGCGATAAATATCTGTATTGGACCAAGAACGAACAAGTGGTTATTCCCTATGCCCGCAGCCGGGACAAACTGATTGTGTTAGGTGACCCCCTCGGTCCGAAGGAACGTGTGAGCGAAGCGATTCAGGAATTTCAGCGCTTCGCAGACCGATATGCGTTAACGGCTGTATTTTATCAGGCATCACCAGAGTATTTGTCCATCTACCATGAGAACGGCTATCGGTTTTTCAAGCTGGGCGAGGAAGCGCTGGTGTCGCTGGTGTCCTTTACACTGACAGGTAAAAGCAATCAGGTGCTGCGCAGCGCCAAAAACCGCTTTGACCGCGAGGGGTACACGTTCGAGATGATCCAACCGCCTTTGGATGGAGCATTAATTGAGGAGCTTCGTCACATTTCGAATATCTGGCTGGATGGACGGAAGGAGAAGGGCTATTCGCTTGGCTGGTTCAAGGAGCCTTATCTTCAGTTAGCCCCGATTGCGCTATTAAAGGACACTGAAGGAAAGATCATCGCCTTCGCGACGATGGCCCCTGCCTATGACCGTGGACAGACGGTCTCCATAGACCTGATGCGTCATCTGCCCGATACACCGAATGGCACGATGGACTACTTGTTCACACGAGTGATCGAGTGGGCCAAAGACAGCGGGTATACAACATTCAATCTGGGCATGGCTCCGCTGTCCCAAGTAGGACAAAGCGAAAAAGCGTTGCGCGAGGAAAAACTGGCCCGGCTCGTTTTTCAATACGGAGGACATTTTTACGGCTTTCAAGGGCTTCGCCGCTTCAAGGATAAGTTCAAGCCGCAATGGGAGCCACGCTATCTGGCCTATCCAGCTTCTGTCTTTTTGCCTATTCTGACGCTGGAGCTGGTATATATGGTCTCCAAACGCTCGGATTAG
- a CDS encoding disulfide oxidoreductase: MIGSFKKTDIALFAAWVVACVATLGSLYLSEILGYEPCKLCWFQRILMYPLILLLGIAYFRGDTGIRRYVMPLAIIGGAISAYHFTIQRIHAAAKAATQASTSCGRVSCEQDYLNWFDFITIPFLALIAFILIIAAMGYIMRQEKKSAQGEVQAENLA; this comes from the coding sequence ATGATTGGATCGTTTAAAAAAACAGATATAGCTTTGTTTGCCGCCTGGGTTGTGGCTTGTGTGGCCACATTAGGCAGTCTGTATCTCAGCGAGATTTTGGGGTACGAGCCTTGCAAGCTGTGCTGGTTTCAACGCATTCTGATGTATCCCCTAATCCTTTTGCTCGGAATCGCTTATTTTCGGGGAGATACGGGAATACGTCGTTATGTCATGCCGCTGGCTATTATTGGAGGCGCCATTTCGGCCTATCACTTTACGATTCAGCGTATCCATGCAGCCGCCAAAGCGGCTACGCAGGCTTCAACCTCCTGTGGCAGAGTATCCTGTGAACAGGATTATCTGAACTGGTTTGATTTTATTACCATTCCTTTTCTCGCACTCATCGCTTTTATCCTTATTATTGCAGCCATGGGGTATATCATGCGTCAGGAGAAAAAATCGGCGCAAGGAGAGGTACAAGCAGAGAATCTTGCATAA
- a CDS encoding cytochrome c biogenesis protein CcdC produces MIHISTPILQYGATFGMILIAVSAIFIRMKTGHRPVNAKKIIIPPLGMSTGFMMFIVPEVRVPWLWAMGAFLVGWFIFSYPLIRSTKFEMQEGQVFVQRSRTFFFILISLLIVRLLLHEFIQRYITIPQTAGLFFILAFGTLLHWRLRMYFQYRQLNPNEAEVRI; encoded by the coding sequence ATGATTCATATCAGCACCCCAATTCTGCAATATGGCGCAACCTTCGGCATGATCTTGATCGCTGTTTCGGCTATTTTCATCCGTATGAAGACAGGTCATCGCCCGGTTAATGCCAAAAAGATTATCATCCCTCCGCTCGGTATGAGCACTGGCTTTATGATGTTTATCGTGCCAGAGGTACGAGTTCCCTGGCTTTGGGCAATGGGTGCTTTTCTGGTCGGCTGGTTTATTTTCTCGTATCCGCTGATCCGCAGCACCAAGTTTGAGATGCAAGAAGGACAAGTTTTTGTACAACGCTCACGCACCTTCTTTTTTATCCTGATCAGTCTGCTGATCGTTCGCCTGCTGCTGCATGAGTTTATCCAGCGCTACATTACCATTCCACAGACGGCGGGGCTATTTTTCATCCTCGCCTTCGGGACATTGCTGCACTGGCGACTTCGTATGTATTTTCAATATCGTCAGCTTAATCCGAATGAGGCAGAAGTCCGAATCTGA
- a CDS encoding GntR family transcriptional regulator: MKYPSVWLQGASLGERIACELRLQIIRGMQAPGTVLSENQIAADFGTSRSPVREALKVLSSEGLLRLERMGAIVIGMTPADMEELFDVRMLIEHFVVQRFVHRDNAGLVTALNRMIDKMEVALKHRDVVEFSLQDFNFHETLVLEAGHTRILHTWNGMRQLILTVMLAATEQRFTSKIEESQVTIHKHRTFANALNQGSAQELSEFIEDHYRDTRNAVNDSVLSPYRKSLS, from the coding sequence ATGAAATATCCGTCAGTCTGGCTACAGGGTGCATCGCTTGGTGAAAGGATTGCTTGTGAGCTTCGACTTCAGATTATCCGTGGTATGCAGGCACCCGGCACGGTATTATCTGAAAATCAGATTGCTGCCGATTTTGGCACCAGCCGTTCTCCTGTTCGTGAAGCGTTAAAAGTGCTCTCCAGTGAAGGATTGCTTCGCTTGGAACGCATGGGAGCGATTGTCATAGGCATGACGCCCGCTGATATGGAGGAGCTTTTCGATGTGCGAATGCTGATTGAGCATTTTGTTGTACAAAGATTTGTACATAGAGACAATGCAGGGTTGGTGACCGCTTTAAACCGGATGATTGATAAAATGGAAGTCGCTCTCAAGCACAGAGACGTCGTTGAATTTTCTCTTCAGGACTTCAATTTTCATGAGACTCTGGTGCTGGAAGCAGGCCATACTCGTATTCTCCACACCTGGAACGGAATGAGGCAGTTGATCCTGACGGTCATGCTGGCTGCCACAGAACAACGCTTTACGTCCAAGATTGAAGAATCCCAAGTCACGATTCACAAACATCGTACCTTTGCAAACGCTTTAAACCAAGGGAGCGCTCAGGAGCTGTCCGAATTTATCGAGGATCATTACCGGGACACCCGCA
- a CDS encoding AAA family ATPase: protein MSMWDRDLFVRRLELMWPQDADESRYPFNLKAMHQWNELKFHPSVTYIVGENGVGKSTLMEAIAVAWGFNPEGGTKNFNFSTQATHSSLHEYVRLVRGARKPRDGFFFRAESYYNLATHIDELDREGGGRPIRDSYGGKSLHEQSHGESFFAAFLHRFGGQGLYILDEPEAALSPLRQMAMLARIHELVQQGSQFIISTHSPILMAYPDSVLYHLTHEGIDTRTLEETDHFIIMKQFLNNKEKMMQELFEDPQ, encoded by the coding sequence ATGAGTATGTGGGATCGTGATCTTTTTGTACGTCGATTGGAGCTGATGTGGCCGCAGGATGCTGACGAAAGCCGGTATCCATTTAACTTAAAAGCCATGCATCAATGGAATGAGCTGAAATTTCACCCGTCTGTTACCTATATTGTTGGAGAAAACGGTGTGGGTAAATCAACGCTTATGGAAGCGATAGCGGTCGCGTGGGGATTCAATCCGGAGGGCGGCACCAAAAATTTTAATTTCTCTACACAGGCCACGCATTCCTCGCTGCATGAGTATGTCCGGCTGGTGAGAGGGGCCCGCAAGCCGCGGGACGGTTTCTTTTTCCGTGCAGAAAGCTACTACAATCTGGCGACTCATATCGACGAGCTGGATCGGGAAGGAGGGGGCCGGCCCATCCGAGACTCCTATGGAGGAAAATCGTTGCATGAGCAGTCGCATGGCGAGTCTTTTTTTGCCGCATTTTTGCATCGGTTTGGAGGTCAGGGGCTGTATATTCTGGATGAGCCAGAGGCTGCGTTATCGCCCCTGCGCCAGATGGCCATGCTTGCACGTATCCACGAGCTGGTACAGCAGGGCTCGCAGTTCATCATTTCTACGCATTCCCCGATTTTGATGGCCTATCCCGACTCCGTCCTGTACCACCTGACACATGAAGGAATAGACACCCGGACGCTGGAGGAAACCGATCATTTCATCATCATGAAACAATTTCTGAACAACAAGGAAAAGATGATGCAGGAGCTATTCGAAGATCCCCAATAA